Proteins from one Desulfuromonadales bacterium genomic window:
- the lepB gene encoding signal peptidase I — protein MSRESEPTKAEWPNEKTARAKKSFWREWGEALFVAAILALIIRTFVVQAFKIPSGSMEDTLLIGDHLLVNKFIYGMQVPFSDDRFLTIRHPQRGDIIVFEFPEDKGKSYFQRRDFIKRVIGTPGDIIEVRDKRVYVNGELYDIPQEVHKESGIIPANNNPRDFMPPVKVPPGKYFAMGDNRDRSYDSRFWGFVDETEIKGLAFILYWSWDADQNMPRWKRIGRLID, from the coding sequence ATGAGCAGAGAGAGCGAACCGACCAAGGCTGAGTGGCCAAACGAGAAGACGGCAAGAGCAAAAAAATCGTTCTGGCGCGAATGGGGCGAGGCACTGTTCGTTGCTGCCATACTGGCTCTTATCATCCGCACTTTTGTTGTTCAGGCCTTCAAGATCCCCTCCGGTTCGATGGAAGACACCCTGTTGATTGGCGATCATCTGCTGGTCAACAAGTTCATCTACGGCATGCAGGTTCCCTTCAGCGATGATCGTTTTCTCACGATCCGCCACCCGCAGCGGGGCGACATTATCGTCTTCGAATTTCCCGAGGACAAGGGAAAGTCCTATTTCCAGCGGCGCGATTTCATCAAGCGAGTCATCGGCACGCCGGGCGACATCATCGAGGTCCGCGACAAACGGGTCTATGTCAACGGCGAGCTTTACGACATTCCGCAGGAGGTGCACAAGGAATCGGGAATTATCCCTGCCAATAATAACCCGCGTGATTTTATGCCTCCGGTCAAGGTTCCGCCTGGCAAATATTTTGCCATGGGGGACAACCGCGACCGCTCTTACGACAGTCGCTTCTGGGGGTTTGTCGACGAAACGGAAATCAAGGGATTGGCGTTCATCCTCTACTGGTCCTGGGATGCCGACCAAAACATGCCTCGCTGGAAGCGGATTGGCCGGCTTATCGATTAA
- the pyrR gene encoding bifunctional pyr operon transcriptional regulator/uracil phosphoribosyltransferase PyrR produces the protein MAKTETVILDQSGINRALTRIAHEILERNKGTAGLVLVGIRTGGDDLASELRRRIAEIEGEEIPTGTVDITMYRDDLGSRGSMPIGRTDIPFAMDDKRVILVDDVLYTGRTIRAAMDALIDLGRPRSIQLAVLIDRGHRELPIRPDYVGRNVPTSREEKIEVEFDAKRTPTEVRLIKP, from the coding sequence ATGGCAAAGACCGAAACGGTGATTCTTGATCAATCCGGTATCAACCGGGCACTGACCCGCATTGCCCACGAAATTCTCGAGCGGAACAAGGGAACGGCCGGCCTGGTGCTGGTCGGCATCCGCACCGGCGGCGATGACCTGGCCAGTGAACTGCGTCGCCGCATCGCCGAGATCGAGGGAGAGGAGATTCCCACCGGAACCGTCGATATCACCATGTACCGTGACGATCTCGGTTCGCGCGGCAGCATGCCGATCGGCCGAACCGACATCCCCTTCGCCATGGACGACAAGCGCGTCATTCTGGTGGACGACGTCCTCTACACCGGTCGAACGATCCGGGCGGCCATGGATGCCCTCATCGACCTGGGACGGCCGCGCAGCATCCAGTTGGCCGTGCTGATCGATCGCGGGCATCGGGAACTGCCGATCCGACCCGACTATGTCGGGCGCAATGTGCCGACCTCCCGTGAGGAGAAGATTGAAGTTGAGTTCGATGCCAAGCGCACGCCAACCGAGGTTCGACTCATAAAACCCTAG
- a CDS encoding aspartate carbamoyltransferase catalytic subunit, translated as MSFRHKHILGTEQLSREDIELILDTADSFKEINSRTIKKVPTLRGRTIVNLFYEASTRTRTSFEIAGKRLSADTINITASSSSVVKGGTLEDTAKNIQAMAPDIIVMRHAASGAPHYLAERLACSVINAGDGAHEHPSQALLDLLTIRQHKGKLEGLTVAIIGDITHSRVARSNLYAMKKMGMTVRLAGPGTMVPPGIERLGAEVYTDMNAAIKDADVIMMLRIQLERQGKTMLPTLREYARFYGLNPNNLKLAKEDAIVLHPGPMNRGVEISSYVADGPQNVILEQVENGVAVRMALLYLVAGGEQAEG; from the coding sequence ATGTCTTTTCGCCACAAACACATCCTTGGCACAGAGCAGCTTTCCCGGGAGGATATAGAACTGATCCTCGATACCGCCGACAGCTTCAAGGAGATCAACAGCCGCACGATCAAGAAGGTTCCGACCTTGCGCGGCAGGACCATCGTCAATCTTTTTTACGAGGCCAGCACCCGCACCCGTACTTCCTTCGAGATTGCCGGCAAGCGACTCTCTGCCGATACCATCAATATCACCGCTTCGTCCTCCTCGGTGGTCAAGGGGGGGACCCTCGAGGATACCGCAAAAAACATCCAGGCGATGGCTCCGGATATCATCGTCATGCGCCACGCCGCATCCGGCGCACCCCATTACCTCGCCGAACGTCTCGCCTGCTCGGTAATCAATGCCGGCGACGGAGCCCACGAGCATCCCAGCCAGGCACTGCTCGATCTGCTCACCATTCGTCAGCACAAGGGGAAACTCGAGGGGCTTACGGTAGCCATAATCGGTGATATCACTCATAGCCGGGTGGCCCGTTCCAACCTCTATGCCATGAAAAAAATGGGAATGACCGTCCGCCTGGCCGGCCCCGGCACCATGGTGCCGCCCGGCATCGAGCGTCTCGGCGCCGAGGTCTATACCGACATGAACGCGGCAATCAAGGACGCGGACGTCATCATGATGCTGCGCATCCAGCTTGAGCGGCAAGGCAAGACCATGCTGCCGACTCTGCGTGAATACGCCCGCTTCTACGGGCTCAACCCCAACAACCTGAAGCTGGCCAAAGAGGACGCCATCGTCCTGCATCCCGGACCGATGAACCGCGGCGTCGAGATATCTTCCTATGTCGCCGACGGGCCGCAGAACGTCATTCTGGAGCAGGTGGAAAACGGCGTCGCCGTACGCATGGCGCTGCTCTATCTGGTTGCCGGGGGCGAGCAGGCGGAAGGCTGA
- a CDS encoding dihydroorotase: MKILLKGGRVVDPVHNIDDTLDLLIENGKIASISKSIETGGAETIDARGKLVVPGLIDIHVHLRDPGYEYKEDIVTGTRAAASGGFTSVACMPNTNPVNDNKAVTLYIRRKAAEEGCVNVFPVGSITKGLKGESLAEMGELKEAGCLAVSDDGRPVGNGELMRRALEYARPFGLTVISHAEDISLVGEGVMNEGFVATELGLKGIPWVAEDAAVARDVMLAEFSGARLHVAHVSTRGAVEIVRAAKKRGVRVTCEATPHHFTLTDEAVRGYNTNAKMNPPLRSAEDVAAVRAGLADGTIDAIATDHAPHHLDEKNVEFNIALNGIVGLETALPLSLRLVEDGVLPLKDAIARLTIGPARALGIPRGMLEVGAAADVTVIDPELKWTVSAEKLLSKSKNTPFDGWKLKGAATHTIVGGKIVYQR; encoded by the coding sequence ATGAAAATATTGCTCAAAGGTGGGCGGGTGGTGGATCCGGTCCATAACATCGATGACACTCTCGATCTCCTCATCGAGAACGGCAAGATCGCCAGTATCAGCAAAAGTATCGAAACTGGCGGGGCGGAGACGATCGACGCCCGGGGAAAGCTGGTGGTTCCCGGGCTGATCGATATCCACGTGCACCTGCGCGATCCTGGCTACGAGTACAAGGAAGACATCGTGACCGGCACCCGGGCGGCCGCTTCCGGCGGTTTTACTTCGGTGGCCTGCATGCCCAACACCAACCCGGTCAACGACAACAAGGCGGTCACCCTCTACATTCGGCGCAAGGCCGCTGAAGAGGGGTGTGTCAACGTCTTTCCGGTCGGCAGCATCACCAAGGGGTTGAAAGGCGAGTCTCTGGCCGAGATGGGAGAGCTGAAAGAGGCAGGTTGTCTCGCGGTTTCAGACGACGGCAGGCCGGTGGGCAATGGCGAATTGATGCGACGGGCCCTCGAATATGCGCGCCCCTTCGGGCTGACGGTCATTTCCCACGCCGAAGACATCTCGCTGGTCGGCGAAGGGGTGATGAACGAAGGCTTTGTCGCCACTGAACTGGGGCTCAAAGGAATCCCCTGGGTCGCCGAAGACGCTGCGGTGGCTCGGGATGTGATGCTGGCCGAGTTTTCCGGGGCCAGACTGCACGTGGCTCACGTTTCGACCCGGGGGGCAGTCGAGATCGTTCGTGCCGCCAAGAAACGCGGTGTGCGGGTTACCTGCGAGGCGACTCCGCACCATTTCACCCTTACCGACGAGGCGGTGCGCGGCTACAACACCAACGCCAAGATGAACCCGCCGCTGCGCAGCGCCGAGGACGTGGCGGCAGTTCGAGCCGGCCTGGCGGACGGGACGATCGACGCCATCGCTACCGACCATGCGCCGCACCACCTTGACGAGAAAAACGTCGAGTTCAATATTGCCTTGAACGGGATCGTCGGACTCGAAACCGCCCTGCCGCTTTCTCTGCGGTTGGTGGAGGATGGTGTCCTCCCCCTGAAAGACGCCATCGCCCGACTGACCATTGGCCCCGCCCGTGCCCTCGGTATCCCGCGCGGGATGCTGGAGGTAGGCGCTGCCGCCGACGTCACCGTCATTGATCCCGAGTTGAAGTGGACGGTTTCGGCGGAAAAGCTTCTCTCCAAGAGCAAGAACACCCCCTTCGACGGCTGGAAGCTGAAAGGAGCGGCTACGCACACCATCGTCGGCGGCAAGATTGTTTATCAAA